CCAACTGGCAATGCCATGGTGAGGAGCTCCCCAAGTCACTTTGGGTGGAGGACAATGGCTGATGGCGATGCCATTTCCATTTTTGGCTCGAGTCACATATGGGTTGATCACAATTCCCTCTCCAATTGTGCCGATGGCCTTGTTGACGCTGTCATGGGCTCAACTGCAATTACCATTTCCAACAACCACTTTACCCACCACAATGAGGTGTGTTTGATTGCATTTCTCCTTGACTATATTGTTAAAATGTGCTTCTGTAATTGGAAGACTGACATTGTTATTTATgtttcggaaaaaaaaaaaaacaggtgaTGCTGTTGGGCCATAGCGACTCTTACACGAAAGACAAGCAGATGCAAGTGACCATTGCCTACAACCATTTCGGAGAGGGACTTATCCAGAGAATGCCAAGGTACttatgttacttttatttttcatattaaaagtaatttgtTCATGTTGTTTTGGCTAATTTTCTATAATGCTTTTGACTAATCTGACAAGATTCCAATATATTATTACTCCAGGTGTAGACACGGATACTTCCATGTTGTGAACAATGACTACACTCACTGGGAGATGTATGCCATTGGTGGAAGTGCTGAACCCACCATCAATAGCCAGGGTAACAGATATGCTGCACCAACCAATCCCTTTGCAAAAGAGGTATGTTCAAGGGCTTTTGTCATTAAAATGAGGCTAAATCACATACTTAAATTCATTGATTGTGAATGACACATTGCCTTGGGCAGGTGACAAAGAGGGTGGAGACAGCCCAAACCAAGTGGCAGAACTGGAATTGGAGATCAGAAGGGGATTTGCTGTTGAACGGTGCCTATTTCACTCCATCAGGAACTGGAGCTTCAGCCAGCTATGCCAAGGCCTCAAGCTTGGGTGCCAAGTCGTCTTCTATGGTCGGCTCTATAACATCTGGTGCCGGTCCACTTGGCTGCCGCAGAGGTCACCAGTGCTAGTGTCATCCATCTCAAGTCAATTAAATTGGCCAAATAACAGGCCATTAGAGAGTCATCCTCTTCGtttgatttttcaatattactatATTACAGCAAGAATCCAATATCCACATTACATCCATTGTTTCATCATCTCCCTGTTTCACATATTTTGACAAGTGTACATTTTTTACACATGTCATTATATTGTTGCAACCTTGTCCCACATTCCAGTTTGTTGATCCCTCTGTTACTTCTCAACCTCGGCCTGCTTCAACTTGATGAAAGAAACCCTATTTTTAGGAGCTGGTGCAGAAGCGTTgttcttatttgttttctttcttgccCCTCTCAGCCTTCTAACCACCATTGGTCCTCCCATCTGTGTCTATCTTGGTCCCCACAAACTGTTGTCTCTTGGGTTTATAGCATTTGAATGATTTGAGTTTCTCTtcgtgtcttttttttttttttttgtactttgctattttttttttcttttctcgatgtgttttttttttttgtctagtAATACAAGCAAAAAGTATGAATGTCAAACTGGAATTACCAAAAGACTTCTGTTACAGATGATGATGCATAGCAATAGCAGTGATgttctgttctctctctctctctcttttttctctcggcTTTTTCTTTGGCAATCAACCAAAgcaatcttttactttttgggTTGAGATTGTGTGTTATCTTTGTGGtgttattattatcattatgcTCAGCTGTCGATGTTCTTTATTCTACCGGCATTTGTGATTCTTCCATGTGCGCGCGCACCATGCAAACCCACATGACATTAACTCATTTAACTAACTATACTAACATCACATGATGACCTTTAGCTTTTTCACCTTTTGATTGTCGAGGAATTTCTTCTGCTCTATCATGAGTTCCCATTTTGTAAAGTGAAAACAAATGATCAAAATGAGTAGTTACAAGAACTTAACATTAAATCCCTAAACATTTCATAGTTCAAACAAGCTGCATCAATCATCAATATTAACCCTTTAACTCAACCAAGTAAAAGTAATGGATTTATCATAAAAATGCAGAACATAAAAGCAGTGACTCAACCCCCCACGAGCAGTTTGCTTCTAGGCAAAAGACTTAACGATGATGACCCCACTCTTAACATGTCTGTGGTGATTTGTTCATGGCTAGCTCATGAACGACTCGGTTGACCCGAACCAAAGGCAGTAATGAGAATTGAGACCTAATTCACAGGTTAGATGATGTAAAATTCATGGTTTTGTATATGAGTGGGGACCCTACGGCATGTGAGGAGTATGTTCTCTTTAAGAGATGGAACCGTTTTCGTTCATTTTGCCAACTTGCAAGGCTTGTGTTTTAGAGAACTCGAGATTTTACCATGTCTATGATGTACAAAACCCAAAAGGTTTTCCCTTTCTTATTGGTCTTTACTGAAGAGTTTACAAGAGTAAAAAACACAACTATGAGAACATGCTATAAAAACCATACCACTAAGTTTTTGGTACGATGATAAAGATATTCTAGTAATATCCAAACATGTACATATGAGTGccttaatgtttttatttttatttttattttttccaatcgGCCAGAAGGCCATTGGCAGCCTTGAGGAAGTTTCCTTCCGTTATCGTTATATGAGAAGTTTCCTTCCGTTAACTACTATCACACAGTCATGGTCTAATAGTACCTGATAACATTGTTTATTGTAGCTAATTAACACTCCTGTTTAGGGTCTAATCCTTCACTGCAGTTGTGACTCTGCTCTATACTTCGTCTGCTTATTGTAAAACATAATAAAGCAATCAGGTTTTTTACACCTTTGGGCCATATAGTTGAACAGATTGATAACATTTGCCAGGCAAGTAGGTAGGTAGGCCTAtataggccttgtttggattgtgattttaactcatctcatcattacaatttttttaaattttcatacaaaatataataaaaaattcaatttttttaaatccaaaaataataataatattaaaaaataatattttattataaaactatttcatctcatcccatctttcAATCCAAACTGGGCCTATAACACCCTGGGCCTTGGCTGAGACAAGTACCTAGTTTTTGTAACCCAAACTTTATAGCCATCAAAGTGGTAAACATTAAAGACCAAGAGCTGccaaaattgttgagaaaatagACAGCCACTTTAGGACTGGGTAATCTTGTAGCCGCTTATTCGGCAGCCGAAAGCAACCGTTGGTTCAAAAATTGAAGGTCAGTAATTTGGCAAAGAATCCTACCCTTCCTCAGTCACGCCGATTTAGGTTaacaacttaaaatattatatatcaaccGGTGGGACtgaaaatgatcaaattcatttGGAATTAATATAGCATTTCACTTATATCACAAATCAGACAGCCTCTTTACATCCCCTAAGAAATTGTGTTAATCACCATGCCAACCTTTATCAATTCCTCCCTTTAATGTAATGACAAGCTGCAATgtcaaatttcatttcatatttactttccatgaataatattactttCTTTCTTGGGTCACTGAATTTTCGTATGTACACAACCTCAAAAGTTCATAACGATTAACGAGGCACCATTAGCAACCACGATCAGTAAATAAACATGGGATCAGTACgtcaaaaggaaaattttatataccatACTACTATCCTACTTTCATCTCACTAAATAAGATGTggcatatttatcaccattaaataatcatttattgcatgcttctttatcatctaatggtgataaatgtgccacatactATTTAGTATGATCATAATAGGATGCGTgtggtgtatagcattactcatgtCAAAATGCATTCAAAAGAGTAGGCAAATTGAAATATACATTCGGTTTTACCAGCAATGAGTAAGATACTTGACTACAAAAGCCCAAATGATAGGATTTATGTTGATCAAATGAAAATCTTTTCTGACAAGAGATTGGTGCTCTCTGGTATTCCATCTGAGCCTCTGCTCATAAAGAGCCCTAAAATTATGATAATGTCAACCACAATCTTTCTTGGATAAGAAAGCTACTCTCCGTTCTCCACTAAATTagataagaaaaggaaaacctACTCTCTTTCCCTTCTCCGTACTTCCCCAACTGAAtgtctattgtttttttttttttttaatgtctacAGTAGAAGCGTTAATGTTGAGATGACCAGCTTGCAGTTGTCAAAAGATATATCATGCAATTgcaacaagaaaaatatgtCGCTGGCTCAGACAGGGGAATCTATCTGGAAAGTGTATCCAGCATCTGCAAAATGAGATTTTACCAGATCAAGGGCCTTTGAGCGGTGAGAAATCTTGTTCTTCTCTTCCTTTGGCATCTCTGCATAACTGCAGCAAGACGAATACCACAATTAGGCTGCAAATACTGTTGAGCACTGATACAAAAGAGCAGAAATCAAATCGGGGGAGGCATGGGATTACGTTTGCTCATAGCCATCAGGTTGAAAAATAGGATCCCATCCAAAATCATTAGGTCCCCTTGCAGGAACTATCTTCCCCTAACAAGTGAGCCATAAATAATATGTTAGTCCCATTGATGTGAATATCAGCCTCTTCAAGATTTCTGTTTGCTCAATTACAATtatcaaattaaacaaaattaaataatcagCCACAAAACAAGCATGAAGTTAATCTGTCCAAGAAGTTGAAGACAAAGGTTTAAGCgggaaaagaataaagaaagtcCATGTAAATTGTTGTGAAAAAGTAGGTAAATGCCATCTGTTAACAAGAGCAAAACTCATGTTTCTCCCAGCTGATAATTTCACCAACATAAAAATATGGCTAGCAGAATCTAGTCCATAAAGGGGTTTAGTGTCTAAGTCTCTGTGTGGCCAGACAAGTACAAGGCATGCCTTCTCAAGCGAAGAGTATCTAGACTCATAGCCCCCCATGTTGTAAGTGGTAAGGTGAGAGTCTCAAACCCCTTTCTCGTTCCCTTGTACAGCCCTTACCTGGCAGTTTTATTTGAGAAGGTTACCAAGAATTACAACTTCAACTAATCAGGTCTGACCATCAATGCCtggtatatttttaaatctagaCTACTAGGCCAAATAAATTGCTTGCAAGGCAATCGTTTCCTTTTCAAATAGTCCTTATAATAATTTTGGCCAAAAGGatcatgtaaaaatttaaacaacCGAAAATAGCCTACATTGTTTTTGAAAGTAAACCGACTTACATCTTCTGTGGAGCTATCATTGTTACCAAATAAAAGCACATCTCACATCCAAACTTGCTTATACTTCTGTATAAGCAGAATAAGCATGCCTCCTAAACAATAGCATGCCTGTTTTATGATGGTCAAATTCATCGTAGACTACTTGAGTACAACTgctgaaaataaatttaagtacATCTTAATTGCTCATCAGAATTATGTAATAAACAACTACAAAGTTGTACCGGAGTTCTCCCCAGGAATGTAATTGGTTCGGCATTGGGCCCAAGAGCAAAAGAAAATGCACATAAAGCATAAGCTGATTTATCCTCGTATGCCATCAACATATTGTTCAGACCTGCAAGAGTTGGGATTAGTATCAAGTAAAAATTGAAGCAGCTGGGCATACAAAACTGTAACAAAAGAACAAAGGAAAAAGCACAGTGGCAACCTTCATGGCCAAGCTTCTGCAGGAACCACTTTCTGCAATGCATAACGTTCTCATTAGATATTGATCATCAGAGTCAAAGCAAGACTGTTAGGAACACATGAAACCAGCGATAACAATGAAGAGCCAAGATTGAACTTGATAGAGCTCCAAATCATAAATAGAATCAGAAGAGATTTTCCCACTATATCATTCTAAAAAATAACTACAAGCTAACAAATGTTTAGTCCCATTTCCAAGAAAAGAACTCCACAAGTAACAACATCAGTCCATATGCTTTGGCACATTATCAAAAGCTCATCAAATCTCGAAttctatcaaatatatatttgttgtataTACATTATCATATAAATGCTTCCATCCGTATTTTGCCAATTTTTCTAGTAGATCGATCGTGAAATATCAGTCATGCCCcccaaggaaaaaaattttaaacttgcaAAAATCTCCATGGCCATTAGGGGCATCAAGTTTGCTCTAAACAGCCGAGCAACCTGAACCACTTTTTTCCTAGATCGTTTCAATCACTTGAACAATTGGGTGAGGtaaaaaatctttttgaaaaggTTGCCTTTCTTATGAAGGCAGATATAAAagaatgtgataaaaatatcaTGCTTGGAGGTCTTTCCTCCAAGTAAATGATAGATTCCTTACAATATTGGTAGAAATGTTGCATAGTCCTCATGCTTCTAAAATTAGCAAATGCATATGACTTACAAAACCAATAAGTTTTGTACTCCAAACATGTGTTTTAGGCAAGAAGGAAATTACTCATGTTTTAAGGTCAGAAGAAGGGCAGTgatgaaaaaatgtaattaattgtCAAGTGTcctacagaaaaaaaaaaaaaaaaaaaaaaaatttaacggATATCCGAAGTTGCTGATTATCAGGCCCATGGACCCAATCACACGAggtttaaaaaacaaaatcaatatttagTGATAGTAAGTTGCCCATATCATGCTgatgaaaatcacataattatttCCTGGGGAATGGAACGATAAGGGTACAGAGCgtcacacacagagagagagagagagagagagagagactataCATAAGTGCCAATCATGCCGAAAAGGTTTCTTATCTCGGGCTTCCTAATGATTTCAATGTATAATGTTCTAGAGTAATTGAGGTATGCATGTTGAAGTGTAGTCACCAGGGTTGTAGTTCACTTCTTAAAGGCATACCAGGGCCCATCTATATCTTATCATAAGAACACATCATGCTGATGTCCCATTATAGTATAAGGGCCTGGCAAGCTAGGATCTTTCAATAGGCCTGAAAAATTGAAGCTAATGCTTGCATAGGTATCTCTAAATTGGCAAGATCTAGGAGCCAAACCAGGATTCCATATAAGCAATAGCCTACAATCTTCCACTCTTTGCAAAAGCAATATAAGCTATAAGCATCAAGGGCTCAAAGAAGTGTCTTCAACGTTTCCCAATATGTTTTTGTACAATAAACGATAGATACCTGTAAATTCCATCACTATGAAGTCTATGCAAAACCATTATCAGATAGTCATAGGTACCAAACTCTAAAATTATCTTCAAGGCTCTCAATATTTTTCcctaagataaaataaattaactccGACTTCCATGTCAAAGCCATTCCATTTTTCCAATCATAACCAATATGACCAAGAAAAAATGAGCATAAAGAAACGACACACCAAGAAAGTCAAAACCACATTTGGGctttcactccaaaaaaattagTCACTTTTAAAATTGGAGCTCTTTGGAATCATTACAAATGGCAAAAACTTCTCCCACCCAGGTTCCTACTATACTCAATCCAGGGTGTAAAATATCCCCacttaaattctttttttttatcagaaaaaactttattgatagaaaaaggcatagcccaagtacacaagtatacacgaaatacttttttttgataagttaaaatattatatatattaaaagaagaaaccaagtacactaaatgtatacaagaaaacactttACCCAAAATGACAcaaaaagcccgtgaaaaaataacccaaaatacaccaaacccaaccccaaccccttgtttcccgtagaactaaaactctacccgaaaacccaaccccaaccccaaccccttgattcccgtcttcacaatgccctccctttagacttccctctagttgaactaccacccttagcatcgtagttgattgcccaagaaatacgttgtaactccctgcttttcttgaaacttgatttggtttcaagcgcgtggcttgcctcaatcgcaatgattagttctttaaattggtaTTCACGTCCTCCATGTAAAATTCTCATAAACtgttgaatctcgttaactttaggcagaatccaatccgctcttggaggaagagagaccaggggAGCAACATTATCCACAGACACAATATTCAACTACACTCCTAACTCTAGACATTCctctacacaaggcaccaacgccaaACCCATTGGTTCTCCAGCAACTTCATTGGTACTCTCCAATGGTATCAGGGTCCCTATTGGAGATCTGGGGTGACAACAAGTCCCTTCGCCTCTGGGGTGATAGTggatcctacatctccttcaaaTCTCAACAgtacaccattttccttcaactctgacgagggagccatagtttcttcggggaccaagggtgtaataccAACTATCGATCTATCTTCTGTTACATGAGGCGAATGGCATTCCATTATTGATGTCTCTACGTTGATAGCCAATTTAGACCCCATTGCAAATAACccagatttccttttgacccgccaTACTCACCTGGATCTGGTTATAAGGGCAGGGTCGAATTCAATCTTCtgttttcctttatctgagTTAAAGGATTTGGGCCTATCTTGTTTCTTACAACCATGTTGCCTCCAGCTGAAAGCCGGTTTATTTTCGTAGACAATAAAGCTATTGCTGCCTTCAACTCaacaagttgggtttccatctaCTTTAAAGAATTGTGCATCTCAACAAGCTGGTCTTGAGGTGTGATTTGCAAACCCAGCTCACTCTGAACCCTCGAAGCATGACTCATCTTCAAAGCTGCCGCATAGGATCGTCTCGCCACCGAggatgtacttgggtctttaTGCACCTCCAAGTTCTCCCTCTCTGCCACGCCACCTACATGTCTGCTATAGCCCCCTGCCACTGAGTTGGGCACGACTTCCTGACAGAGCCATGTCCTGCAGCACCTTGTCCTGCCGTCACTCCCTCTCTTGATGAAGGAAAAATCACGCAGCACCTCCCCCATCCATCTCCAACCACTGCCCCCCTCCTCaggaatgaaattaaaattcctcctcccaccaccaccatactCCTCCACCGCCATATAACGTCCTCGAGCATTCAAGCAGTGATGCACCATGAAACTACGTCTACCTTCCCGGATAGTGGagaaaaaaatcttgtttctcaGCCTTTGTGCACGCATTCATGGCCTTAGCCAGCCACTGTACTGTTGTTGAACCCAAAACCAACTTAGATATCACCCTTCGACTCCTTTCAGTAATGACCAACATGTTCCCCTCCTTCACCAGTgtaaaggatttagattctatgccaactccatagaagaacccatACTAAGCACGACAGCCCCAAAACCCAATTGtgaaaaaaatcagaaaccaGAGCTCCAATTATGAAAGTGACTAATTGCTTGTATCCATTACTAGTGCTTTAAAGACCGAGAGTGGACAAGTTGAAGATATTGTTTTTCAACActctattttctagagcttttgTTGTTGATTGTAATGGGGctagttttcataattttcttgtatccATTACTAGTGCTAAGTGGTTTCTATGTGTATTGGGGCTGAGCACGATAGCCCCAAAACCCACATACGAGCTTATACTCTAGATGGACCAATTAAGGTTGTGATTAGAGTCCATTGAAATCATAATAAAGGGCAGAAAATTCAATTACTCGAGAACATGGGATCTCATTTACCACCCTCCTACACTCTATCTAGAGTGTCAAATAACATCACCAATGAGCAAGAGCATAAAAGGCGCAACCCATAAGTTCGCTCAACTGTCGCTTGAATGAAGACCTgtgagttcgctcgaggtgcGTTTGACAATgagctcgagcgaagctcaatCCATGAGTTTGCCGCACGATAGTgggctcgagcgagacacaaaccctagtatTCGCTCGACTCAATATTTATTGGTTGTTTGCTCGAGGTGCACTCGAGATGCCGCTCGAACAAAAATCGTATTTTTTGCCAATTAGGGTTTCTAGTgccattttctataaatatgtaatattttgatCTCTTGTACATGAAAATGCAGCAGTTTTAGAGTGAAAAAAGAGAGGcaaagtacttataaaaaaaaaaactaagagagGCAAGGTGTGAGTGCATATtgcgagagaaaaaaaaaaccctagagtgagtgagttgagattgtgtgattgtaatctcctctgaattaataaaacttctgcaggtctgtggatgtaggcacgTTGCCGAACCACACAAATTGTGTGTCGTGTGATTGCTTTGTTTGCCATTGTTGGTGTGtgtttttcacaacaaaataCCCTTAAAGGGAAAAAACATGCAGATAATCTAAAAATGTAGCTGCACGTGATGCACCACTTTGTGAGGGAGCCTTATCCTTAATGGATTAACCCATCACAACTATCCCATAATTTtttaagtgataaaaaaagattaataattaCTTACTACTACAACACTTCAAAAGATcaaaaaagagaagagggaaAAGAGAATTAGGTAGGTTTTGAATAaccatgaaataaaatagaaaattacagaagaaagaaaagtaagaaATCCTATGGACCTGATAGACGCAGGAAAATCAGTTCAGCATCGaagaaagaaaagtaagaaATCCTATGGACCTGATAGACGCAGGAAAATCAGTTCAGCATCGACATAAGTATGCCATAACAAGGTACTGGAGAGCAATTTTCCATGGGAAACCTCCTACGTCATTCAGCCACTAGAGGGTTATCCTCAGAAACCAAATTAAAACTTATGATTAATTTGCAAGGCTAAGGCCCTAAGAACAACTGAAAACAAGAACTTTCTCCTCCTTCCCCAAACAGAACAAAgaagttttcatttcatattcttCATGACAAAACATACTATAATTAACAGGTGAGGTGCTACAATTAACAGCTGAAGTAACTGAAAAAACATACTACTAACCATTGAATACTACAATTGAGACTGAGAATTCAGAAATGTTAACAGCATCAATAGATTCCCACATAAGAGGATGGTTGACTATCTTGTCCTAAACCAATGTTACTATTAATAGGTTAAGTAACTGGTAAAAGTACTGCATTTTTACAGTGAAGCATAATTCTGTACTTGGGCTTCACCTAGATTTCTATTAATCAAATTCTtaattgtacaaaaaaaaaaaaaaaaagcgaagCATAAATGACACAATTATCAATGACATCTATACAAATACGCCTCGCCCAAATCAAGAATACAAATATGCCTCGCCCAAATCAAGAATAGGCCAACAAAAATCAGCAAgacatttttttcatgaatagAATGTGTGaactttatttttcctttccatatATCCATTGCACCgtttttttatcagtttcaAGAATGCCTTCCTTCTCATAATCTCTGCCATTAAGATTCTTATAATGCTGTTACTCATCctataaatgatgatttaaatTAAGAATTGAATGCAGCAGACACAGAAGGCATGAGCAAGAGCCCTCAAAAAATTGATGAGATACAGAAGTTCACCTCAACACTAAGAATGAGAGTAAAATAGAACTTACACGTATGGCCCTGCAATAGTTCCaagcaaccaaaataaaatcaatgatCAATCACTATAAAGATGATTAatagatgcatgcatgcgtgtATACAATAAATGAACCAAAATGGCACCCACGAAAAgttgaaaagggaaaaaaattacgTACCAGGTAGACCCTTTAAGGCATTGAAACAGAGGCAAGTGTCTTCCACCAGCACGGGCCCATTCACCTTCCCATTCAAAATCATACAAATCAAAATTtggaaatatatacatacatacagaacatgtgagagagagagagagagaacctcaaCCGAAGCCAAACGAGCCTTCTCTTTGGAGATATCCTCGGGTTCACCTTGCAATTCTGGCACTGCGAagtatgaaaagaaataaaaaataaagaaataaaaaatagttgagagagagagagagagagtaaagtAAGTTTACAGTCAAGCTTGAGAGACTGAAAAGGAATGGAGTTTCCCAAGATGGCTCGGACTTCCTCGAGCTTCTTGGCGTTGCCGGTCACAAAGGTCACCGGCCGTGGTAGTACCAATCCCGATGCTCTTGCGGCGGCCATTTTACCTCGTTTTCTACTTTTGTCTTGGATTTGGTATAGGGAAgggaataagaaaattttgggGTTACTGCTTCAGTCAAACAGGTTTCCCTTTCTACGGGAATAATGAAAGTGCACCTAATTTTAACTGTTCAGCAACgctctaattttattttttacaatttctttatttaaattattttacaattgaCTTCTTTTACTGTATCTACtctgttttttataagttttgctcttttttttctcattttttatatttgaagtgTTAAAGTAAAAGTGCATTAAAAAGATTAACATTTTTTGAATCAATGGACAACATTTCGATTTATTATTAAGAGAACTAATGATCGATCCCCTTcccatatattaaaaaaaagtgtattaaaaagagagaaaaaaacattGAGGCTCGGTTTATAtttacaatccatctcaatttatctcaattcatcttaatttatctcattactattcattactattcatcaactttaactcataaatctcattactattcacaattcatctcactattatttataatttatttcaactcatcttcgaatctaaACACACCTGAGACtatttgtctatatatatatatgcgcgcgcTCGATTGCAGAGATCGATTtcgtatttaataataaaaataaattactggGTGAAAAagactttaattttttatttcaagtgttt
Above is a genomic segment from Juglans microcarpa x Juglans regia isolate MS1-56 chromosome 1D, Jm3101_v1.0, whole genome shotgun sequence containing:
- the LOC121236041 gene encoding inosine triphosphate pyrophosphatase isoform X3 — protein: MAAARASGLVLPRPVTFVTGNAKKLEEVRAILGNSIPFQSLKLDLPELQGEPEDISKEKARLASVEVNGPVLVEDTCLCFNALKGLPGPYVKWFLQKLGHEGLNNMLMAYEDKSAYALCAFSFALGPNAEPITFLGRTPGKIVPARGPNDFGWDPIFQPDGYEQTYAEMPKEEKNKISHRSKALDLLVISTLTLLL
- the LOC121236041 gene encoding inosine triphosphate pyrophosphatase isoform X1 translates to MAAARASGLVLPRPVTFVTGNAKKLEEVRAILGNSIPFQSLKLDLPELQGEPEDISKEKARLASVEVNGPVLVEDTCLCFNALKGLPGPYVKWFLQKLGHEGLNNMLMAYEDKSAYALCAFSFALGPNAEPITFLGRTPGKIVPARGPNDFGWDPIFQPDGYEQTYAEMPKEEKNKISHRSKALDLTLKKKKNNRHSVGEVRRRERELRWNTREHQSLVRKDFHLININPIIWAFVVKYLTHCW
- the LOC121235683 gene encoding probable pectate lyase 8 translates to MAASRKCVGLCSLVLVMMLFVGAMATVRTDQIPETSNGGTEQLQSSSNNSSMVASSDIEVEGLNEHAVDNPDEIASMVDMSIRNSTERRKLGFFSCGTGNPIDDCWRCDPNWHRNRKRLADCGIGFGRNAIGGRDGRFYVVTDSSDNDPVNPKPGTLRHAVIQDKPLWIVFKRDMVIKLKQELIMNSFKTIDARGVNVHIANGGCITIQYITNVIIHGLHIHDCKPTGNAMVRSSPSHFGWRTMADGDAISIFGSSHIWVDHNSLSNCADGLVDAVMGSTAITISNNHFTHHNEVMLLGHSDSYTKDKQMQVTIAYNHFGEGLIQRMPRCRHGYFHVVNNDYTHWEMYAIGGSAEPTINSQGNRYAAPTNPFAKEVTKRVETAQTKWQNWNWRSEGDLLLNGAYFTPSGTGASASYAKASSLGAKSSSMVGSITSGAGPLGCRRGHQC
- the LOC121236041 gene encoding inosine triphosphate pyrophosphatase isoform X2 — its product is MAAARASGLVLPRPVTFVTGNAKKLEEVRAILGNSIPFQSLKLDLPELQGEPEDISKEKARLASVEVNGPVLVEDTCLCFNALKGLPGPYVKWFLQKLGHEGLNNMLMAYEDKSAYALCAFSFALGPNAEPITFLGRTPGKIVPARGPNDFGWDPIFQPDGYEQTYAEMPKEEKNKISHRSKALDLVKSHFADAGYTFQIDSPV